In Camelus dromedarius isolate mCamDro1 chromosome 4, mCamDro1.pat, whole genome shotgun sequence, the following are encoded in one genomic region:
- the LOC116152898 gene encoding LOW QUALITY PROTEIN: E3 ubiquitin-protein ligase CHFR-like (The sequence of the model RefSeq protein was modified relative to this genomic sequence to represent the inferred CDS: substituted 1 base at 1 genomic stop codon), whose amino-acid sequence ATRIYGTTRRGAGVPPKGCGPSMASDDITSFPLALPGREGASFSRSEPQDQEDLGPVRKRMKGDADGDPNLDLPAGVADQDRDTQASLEVRAAAVKPDKMEETLTCIICQDLLHDCVSLQPCMHTFCAACYSGWMERSALCPTCRCPVERICKNHILNNLVEAYLLQHPDKGRSEEDMRSMAARNGITQDMLQPKVRRAFSDEEGSSEDLLELSDVDSESSDVSQPYVVCRQCPEYRRQAGQPLPCPGPGSEPGAPAAPGDAPSTSTSVATAQDYVCALQGSHAICNCCFQPMPDRRAERERDPRIAPXQCAVCLQPFCHLYWGCARTDCLGCLAPFCELNLGDRCLDGVLSNNNYESDILKNYLVTRGLTWKNVLTESLVALQRGVYLLSDYRVTGNTVLCYCCGLRSFRELSYQYRQNIPASELPVAVTSRPDCYWGRNCRTQVKAHHAMKFNHICEQTRFKN is encoded by the coding sequence gctacaaggatatatggtACAACACGGAGAGGTGCAGGCGTCCCCCCAAAAGGGTGTGGTCCATCCATGGCAAGTGACGACATCACCAGCTTCCCTTTGGCTctcccaggcagagagggagcaTCCTTTTCTCGGTCGGAACCCCAGGATCAGGAGGACTTGGGGCCTGTtaggaagagaatgaaaggagATGCAGATGGGGATCCCAACCTGGACCTGCCAGCGGGGGTCGCAGACCAGGACAGAGACACCCAGGCCAGCCTTGAGGTCAGAGCTGCAGCCGTGAAGCCAGACAAGATGGAGGAGACACTCACCTGCATCATCTGCCAGGACCTGCTGCATGACTGTGTGAGCCTGCAGCCCTGCATGCACACCTTCTGCGCAGCCTGCTACTCGGGCTGGATGGAGCGCTCTGCCCTGTGCCCCACCTGCCGCTGTCCAGTTGAGCGCATCTGCAAAAACCACATCCTCAACAACCTGGTGGAGGCCTACCTGCTACAGCACCCGGACAAGGGCCGCAGCGAGGAGGACATGCGCAGCATGGCCGCCAGGAACGGGATCACTCAGGACATGCTGCAGCCCAAAGTCCGGAGGGCCTTCTCGGACGAGGAGGGCAGCTCCGAGGACCTGCTGGAGTTGTCAGACGTGGACAGTGAGTCCTCGGACGTTAGCCAGCCGTACGTTGTGTGCAGACAGTGCCCTGAGTACCGAAGGCAGGCGGGGCAGCCTCTtccctgcccagggcctggcagtgaGCCAGGGGCACCAGCAGCCCCTGGGGATGCACCGTCAACATCCACCAGTGTTGCAACAGCCCAGGACTACGTGTGTGCCCTGCAAGGAAGCCATGCCATTTGCAACTGCTGCTTCCAGCCCATGCCCGACCGGCGGGCGGAGCGTGAGCGGGACCCTCGCATTGCCCCCTAGCAGTGTGCTGTTTGCCTACAGCCCTTCTGCCACTTGTACTGGGGCTGTGCCCGCACCGACTGCCTTGGCTGCCTGGCCCCATTCTGTGAACTCAACCTGGGTGACAGGTGTCTGGACGGGGTGCTGAGCAACAACAACTACGAGTCGGACATCCTAAAGAATTACCTGGTGACCAGGGGTTTGACGTGGAAAAACGTGCTGACCGAAAGTCTCGTGGCTCTGCAGAGGGGAGTGTACCTGCTGTCTGATTACAGAGTCACCGGGAACACCGTGCTGTGCTACTGCTGCGGCCTGCGGAGCTTCCGAGAGCTGTCCTACCAGTATCGGCAGAACATTCCCGCTTCCGAGCTGCCGGTGGCTGTAACATCCCGTCCTGATTGCTACTGGGGCCGCAACTGCCGCACTCAAGTGAAGGCCCACCATGCAATGAAATTCAATCACATCTGTGAACAGACGAGGTTCAAGAACTAA